The following proteins are co-located in the Malus sylvestris chromosome 13, drMalSylv7.2, whole genome shotgun sequence genome:
- the LOC126595151 gene encoding uncharacterized protein LOC126595151 encodes MGGFASKKRGNLSERNVGGLRDKVRSIQEEMSEMACERKKESAAYERDMMVFAFKEAEWKQEKKKMREEVKMLRKVVEEKEERIRGMEDCGGVVVVGGGNDNKSGDGGGGENNSKEWEVLLGSVFLAEQMREERARRDETVEKWKQLYLAIKVELDDLIQRTHCGNGLYWKAEEEGIVEELRRELKAKEEMITSLKSKIASMEHEHFKKEREIDILRQSLRIISCKKTLHTPKNVSRDSQLVKLKQARKL; translated from the exons ATGGGCGGGTTTGCGAGCAAGAAGAGGGGTAATTTAAGTGAGAGAAATGTTGGTGGGTTGAGAGATAAGGTGAGGAGTATTCAAGAGGAGATGAGTGAGATGGCGTGtgaaaggaagaaggagagtGCAGCATATGAGAGGGACATGATGGTGTTTGCATTCAAGGAGGCTGAGTGGAagcaggagaagaagaagatgagggagGAGGTGAAGATGCTGAGGAAGGTGGTGGAAGAGAAGGAGGAAAGGATTAGGGGAATGGAGGATTGTGGTGGGGTTGTGGTGGTGGGAGGTGGGAATGATAataagagtggtgatggtggtggtggggagAATAATAGTAAAGAGTGGGAAGTGTTGTTGGGGAGTGTTTTTCTGGCTGAGCaaatgagggaggagagagCAAGGAGGGATGAGACCGTGGAGAAGTGGAAGCAGCTTTATCTGGCTATTAAGGTGGAGCTTGATGATCTCATTCAGAGGACACATTGtg GAAATGGGCTGTATTGGAAGGCAGAGGAAGAAGGCATAGTAGAAGAGCTAAGGAGAGAGCTCAAAGCCAAGGAAGAAATGATTACATCTCTAAAATCCAAAATAGCTTCAATGGAGCATGAACATTTCAAGAAGGAAAGAGAGATTGACATATTAAGGCAGAGCTTACGAATCATCAGCTGCAAGAAGACACTGCACACCCCTAAGAATGTTTCTAGAGATTCACAGCTCGTGAAACTGAAACAGGCCAGAAAATTGTAA